In Solanum lycopersicum chromosome 3, SLM_r2.1, the genomic stretch ttttttttttatccataatttaaaacaagtaacttattcataatttttaagaaaagtactgaaacttttttcataaaataaaaataattatcttttttttttcttcaaataattcAATATGAAACAAACAAATTGGAGACTTACATGTCCCTTAGCTCTGGCGATATCAAGAGCAGAACGCCTAAGATGCAATTCAGTTAGAGTAGGGTCAGCACCCATTTCAACAAGCATCTTCGCCATTTCACAGTCGCCATTAGCAGCAGCTCTGAACAAAGCCGTTCGACCATCTTTGCTTCTCGCATCCACTTGCGCACCTGCACCTATCAACGCCTTACCACTACCCAATAACCCTTTACTTGCTGCTAAATGTAACGGCGTTCTTCCCTCTTTGTCTCTGCTATCCAACCACCTGCACCCCCCGTTCACTCTCAATAACCTCTCAATCTCTTCCCTCCGGTCATTCGCCACGGCGATATGTAACGCCGTCCACCCTTTGGACACCCATTTAACGTCGTTTGGTTCAGTACATGCGTCCACCTTCAGTCCACCTTCAATTAAGATATTCACCATGTCCTTGTTGTTATTAGGTAACTGCTTTGCTACTCGGAAGAGTGACTCTGCTTCTCGGGTTGAAAACTCGGTGAAAATGGATCGGTGCCGTTTGATAATGTTTCTGACGGAATCACAATCTCCGTTACTAACGGCATGGCGGAGAAGAAATGGACCTACGAAAACCACCTTGAGTTTTATGTCATGAGTTGAACGATGCCCAATTGACTTGAACCAGGAGTTAACGATTTCGGATCGAGTCGATTCAGAAGACGAGTTGAGTTTGAGTTCGAGTTCTGACGCTATTGCGGTTCTAACGAGGAAACGATCCGAAGGGGAGCGAGGGAAAGTGGGAGGGATTTGGGGTTGGGGCTTGAGAATCACTTGGAAAGAGGTTGAAGATAATGGTGATATTAGGCCACTAGGTGGATTGACAAGGAATT encodes the following:
- the LOC101258047 gene encoding protein VAPYRIN produces the protein MEKLVEVSEPEIGIDFALGCKCRATVNLRSLSAAYPIAFKVQTSSPHKFLVNPPSGLISPLSSTSFQVILKPQPQIPPTFPRSPSDRFLVRTAIASELELKLNSSSESTRSEIVNSWFKSIGHRSTHDIKLKVVFVGPFLLRHAVSNGDCDSVRNIIKRHRSIFTEFSTREAESLFRVAKQLPNNNKDMVNILIEGGLKVDACTEPNDVKWVSKGWTALHIAVANDRREEIERLLRVNGGCRWLDSRDKEGRTPLHLAASKGLLGSGKALIGAGAQVDARSKDGRTALFRAAANGDCEMAKMLVEMGADPTLTELHLRRSALDIARAKGHGVVVKILERGEAVLHAARHGDVQLLETLLEKGATTNFRDQYGVAALHMAAIKGKKDAVMILAEFGADLECQDIQGHTPLQMAVEGGCAHTVEVLLNRGANVNVKNNKGITPLSVSKFLGYEDITQLLVDEGAVLSEIPSNSPSPVS